One part of the Salmo salar chromosome ssa28, Ssal_v3.1, whole genome shotgun sequence genome encodes these proteins:
- the zbtb18 gene encoding zinc finger and BTB domain-containing protein 18 isoform X1 → MHTAGYEDSMEFPDHSRHLLQCLSEQRHQGFLCDSTVLVGDAQFRAHRAVLASCSMYFHLFYKDQLDKRDIVHLNSDIVTAPAFALLLEFMYEGKLQFKALPVEDVLAAASFLHMYDIVKVCKKKLKYKATAEADSTKKEEDASSCSDKVESFSEGSTGHPATADLLPSDDEDLEAKQDPSNLWMRLPSDRPGTPATATSPREADAHVSPPKLQSPAGSPSSSTGSLSRRSLGSRGSRSSRSSRRVSADADCVLDLSVKSSLTGPSEALSNNPYFCGRVTPDSLQGTLVQVKQEKNTGSDDEGLVSGDYEMDHSGPKATPPRTNGGLNHHGVGSHAHRRLGLEAHLSALRDASLASELERDDKVSDDDMLGGESERAQVEAASIDSALLPYVSNMLNAPHTQIFMCPLCNKVFPSPHILQIHLSTHFREQEGVRAKPASDVNVPTCSICGKTFSCMYTLKRHERTHSGEKPYTCTTCGKSFQYSHNLSRHAVVHTREKPHACKWCERRFTQSGDLYRHIRKFHCELVNSLSVKSEGLNLPNLHRDWAIEDSSQELWK, encoded by the coding sequence GTTATGAAGACAGCATGGAGTTCCCAGACCACAGCAGACATTTGCTACAGTGTCTGAGCGAGCAGAGGCATCAGGGTTTCCTTTGTGATTCCACTGTGCTGGTCGGCGATGCCCAGTTCCGAGCCCATCGAGCAGTGCTGGCTTCATGCAGCATGTACTTCCATCTCTTTTACAAGGACCAGCTCGACAAAAGGGACATTGTTCATCTGAACAGCGACATTGTTACAGCCCCGGCGTTCGCTCTCCTGCTGGAGTTCATGTACGAGGGGAAGCTCCAGTTCAAAGCCCTGCCCGTGGAGGACGTGCTGGCTGCAGCCAGTTTCCTACATATGTACGACATAGTCAAGGTCTGCAAGAAGAAGCTGAAGTACAAAGCCACTGCGGAGGCAGACAGCACCAAGAAGGAGGAAGACGCCTCCAGCTGCTCTGACAAAGTAGAGAGCTTCTCTGAGGGCAGCACGGGCCACCCGGCAACGGCCGACCTACTGCCCAGTGACGATGAGGACCTGGAGGCCAAGCAGGACCCCAGCAACCTGTGGATGAGGCTGCCCTCTGACCGCCCGGGCACCCCGGCCACCGCCACCAGCCCAAGGGAGGCTGACGCCCATGTCAGTCCCCCCAAACTTCAGTCCCCTGCCGGCAGCCCCAGCAGCTCTACTGGCTCCCTGTCCCGGAGGTCCCTGGGCTCCCGTGGCTCCCGAAGCTCCCGTAGCTCTCGCAGAGTGTCGGCGGATGCAGACTGTGTCCTGGACTTGTCTGTGAAGTCCAGCCTGACGGGGCCCAGCGAGGCCTTGTCCAACAACCCCTATTTCTGTGGCCGGGTGACGCCCGACAGCCTGCAGGGCACCCTGGTCCAGGTGAAGCAGGAGAAGAACACAGGCTCAGATGATGAGGGCCTGGTGAGTGGCGACTATGAGATGGACCACAGCGGGCCCAAAGCAACCCCTCCCAGAACCAATGGAGGACTGAACCACCACGGGGTCGGCAGCCATGCTCACAGACGCCTGGGCCTGGAGGCCCACCTCTCGGCCCTGCGTGATGCCTCCCTGGCCAGCGAGCTGGAGCGTGACGACAAGGTCAGCGATGATGACATgctggggggagagagtgagcggGCCCAGGTCGAGGCGGCCAGCATCGACAGCGCCCTGCTGCCCTACGTGTCCAACATGCTGAACGCTCCTCACACTCAGATCTTCATGTGCCCCCTGTGCAACAAGGTGTTTCCCAGTCCGCACATCCTCCAGATCCACCTCAGCACACACTTTCGCGAGCAGGAGGGTGTGCGCGCCAAGCCCGCCAGCGATGTCAATGTGCCCACCTGCTCCATCTGTGGCAAGACGTTCTCCTGCATGTACACCCTGAAGCGCCACGAGCGGACTCACTCCGGGGAGAAGCCGTACACGTGCACCACGTGTGGTAAGAGCTTCCAGTACTCCCACAACCTGAGCCGGCACGCTGTGGTACACACCCGAGAGAAGCCGCACGCCTGCAAGTGGTGCGAGCGGCGCTTCACCCAGTCCGGGGACCTGTACCGCCACATCCGCAAGTTCCACTGCGAACTGGTCAACTCGCTCTCTGTCAAGAGCGAAGGCCTCAACCTCCCCAACCTCCACAGGGACTGGGCCATAGAGGATAGTTCTCAAGAACTGTGGAAGTGA
- the zbtb18 gene encoding zinc finger and BTB domain-containing protein 18 isoform X2: protein MEFPDHSRHLLQCLSEQRHQGFLCDSTVLVGDAQFRAHRAVLASCSMYFHLFYKDQLDKRDIVHLNSDIVTAPAFALLLEFMYEGKLQFKALPVEDVLAAASFLHMYDIVKVCKKKLKYKATAEADSTKKEEDASSCSDKVESFSEGSTGHPATADLLPSDDEDLEAKQDPSNLWMRLPSDRPGTPATATSPREADAHVSPPKLQSPAGSPSSSTGSLSRRSLGSRGSRSSRSSRRVSADADCVLDLSVKSSLTGPSEALSNNPYFCGRVTPDSLQGTLVQVKQEKNTGSDDEGLVSGDYEMDHSGPKATPPRTNGGLNHHGVGSHAHRRLGLEAHLSALRDASLASELERDDKVSDDDMLGGESERAQVEAASIDSALLPYVSNMLNAPHTQIFMCPLCNKVFPSPHILQIHLSTHFREQEGVRAKPASDVNVPTCSICGKTFSCMYTLKRHERTHSGEKPYTCTTCGKSFQYSHNLSRHAVVHTREKPHACKWCERRFTQSGDLYRHIRKFHCELVNSLSVKSEGLNLPNLHRDWAIEDSSQELWK from the coding sequence ATGGAGTTCCCAGACCACAGCAGACATTTGCTACAGTGTCTGAGCGAGCAGAGGCATCAGGGTTTCCTTTGTGATTCCACTGTGCTGGTCGGCGATGCCCAGTTCCGAGCCCATCGAGCAGTGCTGGCTTCATGCAGCATGTACTTCCATCTCTTTTACAAGGACCAGCTCGACAAAAGGGACATTGTTCATCTGAACAGCGACATTGTTACAGCCCCGGCGTTCGCTCTCCTGCTGGAGTTCATGTACGAGGGGAAGCTCCAGTTCAAAGCCCTGCCCGTGGAGGACGTGCTGGCTGCAGCCAGTTTCCTACATATGTACGACATAGTCAAGGTCTGCAAGAAGAAGCTGAAGTACAAAGCCACTGCGGAGGCAGACAGCACCAAGAAGGAGGAAGACGCCTCCAGCTGCTCTGACAAAGTAGAGAGCTTCTCTGAGGGCAGCACGGGCCACCCGGCAACGGCCGACCTACTGCCCAGTGACGATGAGGACCTGGAGGCCAAGCAGGACCCCAGCAACCTGTGGATGAGGCTGCCCTCTGACCGCCCGGGCACCCCGGCCACCGCCACCAGCCCAAGGGAGGCTGACGCCCATGTCAGTCCCCCCAAACTTCAGTCCCCTGCCGGCAGCCCCAGCAGCTCTACTGGCTCCCTGTCCCGGAGGTCCCTGGGCTCCCGTGGCTCCCGAAGCTCCCGTAGCTCTCGCAGAGTGTCGGCGGATGCAGACTGTGTCCTGGACTTGTCTGTGAAGTCCAGCCTGACGGGGCCCAGCGAGGCCTTGTCCAACAACCCCTATTTCTGTGGCCGGGTGACGCCCGACAGCCTGCAGGGCACCCTGGTCCAGGTGAAGCAGGAGAAGAACACAGGCTCAGATGATGAGGGCCTGGTGAGTGGCGACTATGAGATGGACCACAGCGGGCCCAAAGCAACCCCTCCCAGAACCAATGGAGGACTGAACCACCACGGGGTCGGCAGCCATGCTCACAGACGCCTGGGCCTGGAGGCCCACCTCTCGGCCCTGCGTGATGCCTCCCTGGCCAGCGAGCTGGAGCGTGACGACAAGGTCAGCGATGATGACATgctggggggagagagtgagcggGCCCAGGTCGAGGCGGCCAGCATCGACAGCGCCCTGCTGCCCTACGTGTCCAACATGCTGAACGCTCCTCACACTCAGATCTTCATGTGCCCCCTGTGCAACAAGGTGTTTCCCAGTCCGCACATCCTCCAGATCCACCTCAGCACACACTTTCGCGAGCAGGAGGGTGTGCGCGCCAAGCCCGCCAGCGATGTCAATGTGCCCACCTGCTCCATCTGTGGCAAGACGTTCTCCTGCATGTACACCCTGAAGCGCCACGAGCGGACTCACTCCGGGGAGAAGCCGTACACGTGCACCACGTGTGGTAAGAGCTTCCAGTACTCCCACAACCTGAGCCGGCACGCTGTGGTACACACCCGAGAGAAGCCGCACGCCTGCAAGTGGTGCGAGCGGCGCTTCACCCAGTCCGGGGACCTGTACCGCCACATCCGCAAGTTCCACTGCGAACTGGTCAACTCGCTCTCTGTCAAGAGCGAAGGCCTCAACCTCCCCAACCTCCACAGGGACTGGGCCATAGAGGATAGTTCTCAAGAACTGTGGAAGTGA